Genomic DNA from Falsibacillus albus:
TCTATCAACATATCAATCAGCTGTATCACTATATAAGCAAGCAGACAAATAAAATAAAAGACTTGGAAGATACGATATCATCCATTCAAATGGAGATTGAGCAATTAAAAAGCAAGCCATCTGTCAATGTGGAGAGGCTGGAATATAAATTCGATCAGCTGAAGGTTGAAACACTGGAAGGCACGCTCAATATTGGTCTTAATCCAACCGACTTGAAAAATATAGAGGATTTTGCAGTTGACCAGCAGCCTGCTAATTCAGAATCCGTCGTCACACCTTTCCCACAAGGAATGCGTGATAATATCGAAGCTGCCGCGAATCAATACGTCGATAAGGAAATAGCCAATTTGATTCAGGATAATGAGGAGCAATTAGAGACACACATCGACCCACAGTATCATGAATTGATTAAAAATGATATTAAACGCCAACTGCCACAGCGAATAAGCTACTATATCAATGTCCACTCCCACCCAAGTGCCAGACAGCAGAACCCGGTAGAACAATTGGAAGAAGTGATTGGGCAGAAAATCAGAGCCGATATCCAACAGGCGGTATACACATTCATTGCCCAATTACCAAATGAATTGAAAGGAAAGAAGCCAGATGGAACTTAATGTCGTTAATCGCGAGTTATGCGTAAATGCAATCCGCATCATTGGAGTCTCAGCTTCAGGATTAGTGTTGGTAGGCGATGCAAACCACATCCAACTTGCCTCCACCTTTGATACACCACCTGAATCACTTATTGTTGGTCCATTCGTTCCACTGTCGCCTCAAGGATGATGAACCCCTTTTGTCGTCAATCCATTGTGCAAAATACGACTGTTGATGTAATGGGTTTTGCTGCTGTAATAGAAATTGGAGACTCCTGTTATATTAGATCCAAATCAAACGTCTTGGCCACTCAAAGGGAAAGAGAACTATTTTTTGATGAAGAAGGAAGCTATGAGGATTATCCCATTTTTAACGAACCTATTCCCATTCCTCATGAAAGGGAACCTGTTTATATCAATAAATTGAATGCAAATGGCACGATCAGAGTCAATAAAATCCGTATTAACGGTATCTCAAATGCTGCAATATTGCATATCGGAAGCACGAATG
This window encodes:
- the gerPC gene encoding spore germination protein GerPC: MQDLYQHINQLYHYISKQTNKIKDLEDTISSIQMEIEQLKSKPSVNVERLEYKFDQLKVETLEGTLNIGLNPTDLKNIEDFAVDQQPANSESVVTPFPQGMRDNIEAAANQYVDKEIANLIQDNEEQLETHIDPQYHELIKNDIKRQLPQRISYYINVHSHPSARQQNPVEQLEEVIGQKIRADIQQAVYTFIAQLPNELKGKKPDGT
- a CDS encoding spore gernimation protein GerPD codes for the protein MELNVVNRELCVNAIRIIGVSASGLVLVGDANHIQLASTFDTPPESLIVGPFVPLSPQG
- a CDS encoding spore germination protein GerPE — encoded protein: MNPFCRQSIVQNTTVDVMGFAAVIEIGDSCYIRSKSNVLATQRERELFFDEEGSYEDYPIFNEPIPIPHEREPVYINKLNANGTIRVNKIRINGISNAAILHIGSTNDVYLENRTHHIRQLIEREEELNLSLNNSTTQE